A stretch of the Candidatus Binatia bacterium genome encodes the following:
- a CDS encoding alpha/beta hydrolase yields the protein MSDYKFHPDLEPMLPLLPGVTDFSTPEKVSEIRKLHAQMIPALEDRTDVTTEDRRIPGPEGAPEVPIRIYHPGAAAPGLAGTSSSASLPGILEIHGGGFMTGSIQMMDAWCQKAAAEVGAVVVSVDYRLAPENPFPAGVEDCYTALCWLAANAGSLGVDPLRIAVSGQSAGGGLSAGTALMARDRGGPALALQLLEIPELDDRLDTPSMVAFEDTPVWNRPNAVWSWKHYLGPDHQSGDSVSPYAAPARAEDLSGLPTTYISTMQYDPLRDEGLRYGMRLMEAGVTVEMHSYAGTFHGSAMVTEAEPSVRNLAEVVTILRQVLRGA from the coding sequence TACAAATTTCATCCCGATCTGGAACCAATGCTGCCCCTGCTGCCGGGGGTCACCGATTTCTCCACCCCCGAGAAAGTATCGGAGATTCGCAAACTCCACGCGCAGATGATCCCGGCGCTCGAAGATCGGACCGACGTGACGACCGAAGACCGACGGATCCCCGGCCCCGAGGGTGCACCCGAGGTACCCATCCGGATCTATCACCCTGGCGCTGCCGCCCCCGGCCTCGCGGGCACCAGCAGCAGCGCTTCCCTGCCCGGCATCCTGGAGATCCACGGCGGCGGATTCATGACCGGCAGCATCCAAATGATGGATGCCTGGTGCCAGAAGGCCGCTGCCGAGGTCGGTGCCGTGGTCGTCTCTGTCGACTACCGACTCGCTCCCGAAAACCCCTTCCCCGCCGGTGTCGAGGATTGCTACACCGCGCTTTGCTGGTTGGCGGCGAATGCAGGCAGCCTCGGCGTCGATCCGCTCCGAATCGCCGTCAGCGGTCAGAGCGCCGGCGGCGGATTGTCGGCAGGAACCGCACTGATGGCGCGCGATCGCGGTGGCCCCGCCCTTGCTCTGCAATTGCTCGAGATCCCCGAACTGGATGATCGGCTCGACACGCCCTCGATGGTGGCCTTCGAGGACACGCCGGTGTGGAACCGGCCCAATGCTGTCTGGAGCTGGAAGCATTATCTCGGCCCCGATCATCAGTCCGGCGACTCCGTCTCGCCCTACGCGGCACCGGCGCGTGCCGAGGACCTGAGCGGACTGCCGACGACCTATATCTCCACCATGCAATACGACCCCCTGCGCGACGAGGGCCTGCGCTACGGCATGCGCCTGATGGAAGCCGGGGTGACCGTCGAGATGCATTCCTATGCAGGCACCTTTCACGGCTCGGCCATGGTCACGGAGGCCGAGCCCTCCGTGCGGAACCTCGCCGAGGTGGTCACGATCCTGCGGCAAGTGCTGCGCGGCGCCTAG